The Geothrix oryzae DNA window TCCGTCCCGCCCCGAAGGGGCCGGCGCGCTCCGGCCTGAAGGAACCCGCCCGCCCCGGCCCGAAGGCGCCCGTCCCCCGCGCCCCGAGCGGGAGGCCCGCCCCATGCAGTCCCCGGCCAAACGCGAGCCCGTGGCCCCGGCCACCAACTCCTCGCTGTCCGATCTGATGGCCAAGTTCAACAAGGGGCCCCGCTGATGCACGCGGCCTGGAAGATTCTGGTACCCGCCGCCCTGGTGTTCGCGCTGGCCTGCCAGCCCCGCGCGGCCGCCCCGGTCTACGCACCCTGGGAGGAGGGGCTGACCCTCGCGTTCGAAGATCCCTCCCTGCCCCAGCCTCAGCGCTCCCAGGATCGCCTGCAGGTCCGGGTCGCCCGTTCTTCCGTGAGCCCCGGCGCCCCCCGCCTCGTCCAGCTCGACCTCACCAGCCTCCGGGGCCAGCTGAGCTTCGTGGCCCGGCACCAGGATGGGGGCATCACCCTGCTCGGGGAGGATGGCCGCGCATTGGCCCAGACGCTGCCGCCGGGCTTCCCCGAAACCGCCACCTGGGAGGACCGGGGCACGCAGTTCCGCGTCATCGGGCGAGCGGCCTGGGACGGCGCGGCCATCCTGCCGGCCACCGCCGCCACCGTGGGTGTGTGGGTGGAAGCCCGGCCGCTCCAGGGGCCTCGGCACCGCACCCTCTACCTGCCCAACCTGGGCGAGGTGGAGTCCCAGGAGGAGCGCGCCGGCACCTGGGTGACCGTCAACCGGCTGGTGGCCCGGGGCTTCGTGGACCTGCCCACCAGCCCGCGTCCCTGACCGACCCTTTCCGGAGCCTTCATGGCCGCTGACACCGCCCCCGACCCGACCGCCGAGACCGAGATCGCCCTGCCGCCCGGTGCCGCCAAGGGGGCTGTGCGCGACAACCTGGAAGTGATCTGCTTCGCCATGGTGCTGATCCTGTTCTTCAAGGCCTTCGTGGGCCAGCAGTTCAAGATCCCCTCGGCCTCCATGCGCAACACGCTGATGATCGGCGACCACCTGCTGGCCAACAAGTTCGTCTTCGCCCAGCCCCAGTGGGCCTGGGAAGAGGCCCTCTTCCCCATGCGCGGCGTGAAGCGCGGCGACATCATCGTGTTCCGCTACCCCATCGACCGCGACCAGGACTATGTGAAGCGCTGCGTGGCCCTGCCGGGCGACACCGTGGAGATGCGCAACAAGCGCCTCTATGTGAACGGCAAGCAGGTCACCGGCCCCTTCGAGCACCAGTTCGGCCGCAGCCCCGAAGGCCCCACGCCCGGCCCCTGGCCCCCCGAACGGTATGCCGGCGAGGCCGAGCGCCCCGTGGGCCTCTGGCGCCATGCCGATGCCGAAGTGATGGCGCTCCACGCGCGGAACCAGATGCAGTCCATGAACAGCCTCATCCAGGAGGGGTTCAAGGACAACCTGGGCCCCGTCACCGTGCCGCCGGGCCACCTCTTCGCCATGGGCGACAACCGGGACAACAGCATGGACAGCCGCTACTGGGGCTTCCTGCCCGTGGACCACCTGCGGGGCCGTCCCTTCATCGTATGGTGGAGCTTCCGCGAGGGCGATACCGACAACGACAACGGCCGGGTACCCGAGGGCCCCGCGGATGTGGCCACCGACTTCATCGACGCCGCCCGCCACTTCTTCACCCGCACCCGCTGGGAGCGGACCGGGACGATTCCCGAGTAGTCCCCGCGTAAAAAAACCTCCACGAATGACACGAATTTGCCCTTCGGGCACTCGAAGGGCACGAATGATGTCTCCGTTATTCGTGTCCTTTCAAGCTTTCCTTCGTGTCCTTCGTGTCCTTCGTGGAGGTCTTTTTCAGTGACTGGCCAGAATCCATGAAGATCCTCCTCCTGCTGCTCCTGACGGCCCTGCCCCTGTCCGCCTGGGGCGACAAGGGCCACCGGATCGCCAGCGCCCTGGCGTTGAAGGGCCTGCCTCCGGGTCCGCGCGCCTGGTTCGCGGGCCGCGAGGGCGAGGTGGAGGACCACGCCTCCGATCCCGACCGTTGGCGCCAGGATCGCAAGGAGGGCCCCCGGCACTTCCTGGACATGGAACCCTACGGCGGGCCCGACCACCTTCCGCGCACCCTCGAGGAGGCCCACGAGCGGCTCGGGGGCGACTACCACCGGCTGGGCGTG harbors:
- the lepB gene encoding signal peptidase I, with amino-acid sequence MAADTAPDPTAETEIALPPGAAKGAVRDNLEVICFAMVLILFFKAFVGQQFKIPSASMRNTLMIGDHLLANKFVFAQPQWAWEEALFPMRGVKRGDIIVFRYPIDRDQDYVKRCVALPGDTVEMRNKRLYVNGKQVTGPFEHQFGRSPEGPTPGPWPPERYAGEAERPVGLWRHADAEVMALHARNQMQSMNSLIQEGFKDNLGPVTVPPGHLFAMGDNRDNSMDSRYWGFLPVDHLRGRPFIVWWSFREGDTDNDNGRVPEGPADVATDFIDAARHFFTRTRWERTGTIPE